The following proteins are co-located in the Flectobacillus major DSM 103 genome:
- a CDS encoding FKBP-type peptidyl-prolyl cis-trans isomerase — MNLKHILLCSGVALTSFVAEAQVKKAPAAQKASPASKTPVAKTSATPATSVKLTSLADSASYSLGVLVAQNFKSQDIAINPDLLAKAFGEVMNGSATLLSDMQANQILQKFMQAKQAEQFKPVKEASEKFLAENKKKEGVVTLPSGLQYQILKAGDGPKPTINDKVKTHYHGTLIDGTVFDSSVQRNEPITFPVSGVIQGWIEALQLMPVGSKWRLFVPQDLAYGPRGSGPTIKPYSALIFEVELLGIEK; from the coding sequence ATGAATCTAAAACACATTTTATTATGTTCGGGCGTTGCCCTAACGTCTTTTGTTGCAGAAGCTCAAGTAAAAAAAGCTCCTGCTGCACAAAAAGCAAGCCCAGCATCTAAAACTCCAGTTGCGAAAACCTCTGCTACACCAGCTACTAGCGTTAAATTAACGAGTTTGGCCGATTCGGCAAGTTATTCTTTGGGCGTTTTGGTAGCTCAAAATTTTAAATCACAGGATATTGCTATCAATCCAGATTTATTAGCAAAAGCTTTTGGCGAGGTAATGAATGGTTCGGCAACTTTGCTAAGTGATATGCAAGCCAATCAGATTTTGCAAAAATTTATGCAAGCAAAACAAGCCGAACAATTTAAGCCTGTAAAAGAAGCAAGCGAGAAGTTTTTGGCAGAAAACAAAAAGAAAGAAGGTGTTGTTACTTTGCCAAGTGGTTTGCAGTACCAGATTCTCAAAGCTGGTGATGGCCCCAAACCAACTATCAACGATAAAGTAAAAACACATTATCATGGTACTTTAATCGACGGAACGGTGTTTGATAGCTCGGTTCAACGCAACGAACCTATTACTTTCCCTGTAAGCGGTGTAATTCAAGGCTGGATAGAAGCCCTTCAGTTGATGCCAGTAGGGTCAAAATGGAGATTGTTTGTGCCTCAGGATTTGGCTTATGGCCCTCGTGGTAGTGGCCCAACTATCAAGCCCTATTCTGCCTTAATTTTTGAAGTAGAATTATTAGGAATCGAAAAATAG
- a CDS encoding alpha/beta hydrolase yields the protein MTPKFILKRVLFVMVALFIILNFLLAFQAYRFTYFYEASEVAYKKPEQMTLGEKISGGLFGFKFPKRKIDTLPSLPFKSVILTTAQSLHLKSWFVKADSVALGTVILFHGHASNKQKVLAEATYFHELGYNTLSVDLRAHGESDGNICTIGVNESEDVEVAFNYVKNTLHEKNIIFWGVSLGAATILKGIHDFGLTPQKVILECPFATMEDAVKGRLRSLHIPATPISQILMFWGSLERGFWAFSHRPVDYAKAVKVPVLLNWGKHDPRVTMAETEAIFEALPSNNKKMVIYEKSAHQSFCRSETAKWKSEIQAFVK from the coding sequence ATGACACCCAAATTTATCCTGAAGCGAGTCTTGTTTGTGATGGTCGCTTTATTTATAATACTCAATTTTCTATTGGCTTTTCAGGCATATCGGTTTACCTATTTTTATGAGGCTAGTGAAGTTGCTTACAAAAAGCCTGAACAAATGACTTTAGGGGAAAAAATTTCAGGTGGATTGTTTGGTTTCAAATTTCCCAAACGGAAAATAGATACATTACCTAGTTTGCCCTTCAAGTCAGTTATTCTTACAACGGCTCAGTCATTGCACTTAAAATCATGGTTCGTAAAAGCCGATTCTGTGGCACTAGGCACTGTTATTTTATTTCACGGACATGCTTCTAACAAGCAGAAGGTGCTGGCCGAAGCCACTTATTTTCATGAATTAGGTTATAATACACTTTCGGTAGATTTAAGAGCACATGGCGAATCTGATGGCAATATTTGTACCATTGGCGTAAACGAGTCGGAAGATGTTGAAGTAGCATTCAACTATGTGAAAAATACGCTTCACGAAAAAAATATTATTTTTTGGGGAGTATCATTGGGAGCCGCCACGATATTGAAAGGCATTCATGATTTTGGCTTAACGCCTCAGAAAGTCATTTTAGAATGTCCCTTTGCCACAATGGAAGACGCAGTAAAAGGTAGATTACGTTCATTACATATACCTGCAACGCCTATTTCTCAGATTTTGATGTTTTGGGGAAGCCTCGAAAGAGGATTTTGGGCATTCTCTCATCGGCCTGTTGACTATGCTAAGGCCGTTAAAGTACCTGTGCTATTAAATTGGGGGAAGCATGACCCACGAGTTACTATGGCTGAAACAGAAGCTATTTTTGAGGCTCTACCAAGTAATAATAAGAAAATGGTGATTTACGAAAAATCGGCACATCAGTCGTTTTGTAGAAGTGAAACAGCCAAGTGGAAAAGTGAAATACAAGCTTTTGTCAAATAG
- a CDS encoding DUF2911 domain-containing protein, with the protein MKKIVVLLFAMASIVTAQAQVIKTPAPSPTQTIKQDFALSSIEITYSRPNMKGRTVFGDLAPYGKLWRTGANAATRVTFGEDVTVGSVALKAGSYVLYTVPNKDEWEVIFNKGLNNWGVDGYKASEDAAKFKVKPTNLSAPVETFSIQLANVTPATADIVVAWEKTQISIPVTAEIDSKISKAIDAAMNVDNRPYFQAASYYFETGKDLNQALAWANKAIEANPKAFWIVHLKAKIQAKLGDKAGAKATANQSIALSKEAKNDDYVALNEKLIASLK; encoded by the coding sequence ATGAAAAAAATTGTAGTATTATTGTTCGCGATGGCTTCTATCGTGACAGCCCAAGCCCAAGTTATCAAAACCCCTGCTCCTAGCCCAACCCAAACAATCAAACAAGATTTTGCTTTGTCTTCGATTGAGATCACTTACTCAAGACCCAACATGAAAGGCAGAACGGTTTTTGGTGACCTTGCTCCTTACGGAAAGTTGTGGAGAACAGGGGCTAACGCTGCTACCCGAGTAACCTTTGGCGAAGATGTAACCGTAGGTAGTGTAGCCCTAAAAGCTGGCTCGTATGTGTTGTATACCGTTCCAAACAAAGATGAATGGGAAGTTATTTTCAACAAAGGACTCAACAACTGGGGTGTTGATGGCTACAAAGCTTCGGAAGATGCTGCCAAGTTTAAAGTGAAACCGACAAATCTTTCGGCTCCTGTAGAAACATTCTCGATTCAATTGGCCAATGTAACACCTGCAACTGCCGACATCGTAGTGGCTTGGGAAAAAACCCAAATCAGTATTCCTGTAACAGCCGAAATTGATTCAAAAATTTCAAAAGCCATTGATGCAGCTATGAATGTCGACAACCGTCCATATTTCCAAGCGGCAAGCTATTATTTTGAAACAGGAAAAGACCTTAATCAAGCTTTGGCTTGGGCCAACAAAGCTATCGAAGCAAATCCAAAAGCGTTCTGGATTGTACACTTAAAAGCTAAAATTCAAGCTAAATTAGGTGACAAAGCTGGTGCTAAAGCTACTGCTAATCAGTCGATTGCTCTATCTAAAGAAGCTAAAAATGATGATTATGTAGCCCTAAACGAAAAGTTAATTGCTTCGTTAAAATAA
- a CDS encoding carboxy terminal-processing peptidase, whose protein sequence is MKKYLIALVPVTLLAVLGLRSTSHSAEKNIAVAYKYTEDDIKPTETQKKVEELVTQILGNYHYRRVPLNDSLSSKIFDNYIKELDGNKMNFTKQDIDDFEKFRYTIDDQLQSGDLTAAYQIYNVYRKRAKERFTFVASLLNKPMDFKIDEVYSPDREKSSWANNKQELDEIWRKAIKSTLLDWKISGKADSSAVKDLKERYTRSEKYFDKTKSEDVFQQFMNSFTESVDPHTNYMIPKAAAQFNQEMAQSFEGIGATLRLEGDYVTIMELITGGPAYKSKALKPKDRIVGVAQGDNGAFVDIVGWMTDDAVKLIKGPKSTVVRLKILPGDAAVGAMPKEIRLVREKIKLEDGSAKKDVLLLSNNGKPYKLGLITLPVFYRDFEGVRKGEGDFKSTSADVKKFLIELKAEKVDGVILDLRNNGGGSLVEAVSLTGLFIPQGPVVQRKHADGEISAEYDRDPSVTYDGPLGVLVNRFSASASEIFAGAIQDYKRGIIIGEQTYGKGTVQTLVDLSRFLKSEPDNVGQLKITMEKFYRITGSSTQHKGVTPDIELPSGFSAAEYGESSQPSALPWDMIASTKYTPSQDVNEQIVSKLKKKYEERLKTEADLKKLVSDFDYWKKAKERKTISLQEDKRRKEIDEQKKRNSQEINNDLGDVDTKVEVKTDSVSIANAKEKALKERREKDAYLKETERILTDYIFLAPSNGIKLTQNNNK, encoded by the coding sequence ATGAAGAAATACCTCATCGCTCTTGTTCCTGTAACCCTACTTGCGGTATTAGGACTTCGCTCGACATCGCATAGTGCCGAGAAAAATATTGCTGTGGCCTATAAATACACTGAAGATGATATAAAACCCACCGAGACTCAGAAAAAAGTAGAAGAATTAGTGACGCAGATTTTGGGGAATTACCACTACCGTCGTGTGCCTCTCAATGATTCTTTATCTTCAAAAATCTTTGATAATTATATCAAAGAACTCGATGGTAATAAAATGAATTTTACCAAACAGGATATTGATGATTTTGAAAAATTCAGATATACTATAGATGACCAACTTCAATCAGGGGATTTAACGGCTGCTTATCAAATCTATAATGTTTATCGTAAGCGTGCCAAGGAGCGTTTTACGTTTGTGGCTTCGTTGCTCAACAAACCTATGGATTTTAAAATAGACGAGGTGTATTCTCCTGACCGTGAAAAATCCTCTTGGGCAAACAACAAGCAAGAGTTGGATGAGATTTGGAGAAAAGCCATTAAGAGTACTTTGTTAGATTGGAAAATTAGCGGAAAGGCTGATTCTTCGGCTGTCAAAGACCTCAAAGAACGTTATACAAGAAGCGAAAAGTATTTTGATAAAACCAAAAGTGAGGATGTGTTTCAGCAATTCATGAATTCGTTTACTGAAAGTGTTGATCCTCATACCAACTACATGATTCCAAAAGCCGCCGCTCAGTTCAACCAAGAGATGGCTCAATCGTTTGAAGGAATCGGTGCAACACTTCGTTTGGAAGGTGATTACGTAACTATCATGGAGTTGATTACTGGAGGGCCTGCCTACAAAAGCAAAGCCTTAAAACCCAAAGATAGAATCGTTGGCGTTGCACAGGGCGACAATGGTGCTTTTGTGGATATTGTAGGCTGGATGACCGACGATGCCGTAAAACTTATCAAAGGGCCAAAATCGACGGTAGTACGCTTGAAAATTTTGCCAGGTGATGCCGCTGTTGGAGCAATGCCTAAAGAAATACGTTTGGTTCGCGAAAAAATTAAACTGGAAGATGGAAGTGCCAAAAAAGATGTTTTGTTATTAAGCAACAACGGAAAACCTTATAAATTGGGTTTGATTACTTTGCCTGTTTTTTATCGTGATTTTGAGGGTGTTCGCAAAGGTGAAGGTGATTTTAAAAGTACCAGTGCCGATGTGAAAAAATTCTTGATAGAACTAAAAGCTGAGAAAGTTGATGGTGTTATCCTCGACCTTCGCAACAATGGTGGCGGTTCGTTGGTGGAAGCCGTAAGTCTGACAGGGCTGTTTATTCCTCAAGGCCCAGTAGTACAACGCAAACACGCCGATGGCGAGATTTCTGCTGAATACGACCGTGACCCAAGTGTAACCTACGACGGCCCATTAGGAGTATTAGTGAATCGCTTTAGTGCTTCGGCTTCTGAGATTTTTGCAGGAGCTATTCAAGACTACAAGCGTGGTATTATTATTGGCGAGCAAACCTACGGAAAAGGAACTGTACAAACATTGGTAGATTTGAGCCGCTTCTTGAAAAGCGAGCCTGATAATGTAGGTCAGTTAAAAATTACGATGGAAAAATTCTATCGTATCACAGGAAGTAGCACCCAACACAAAGGTGTAACACCTGATATTGAATTACCTTCTGGCTTTTCGGCAGCAGAATATGGCGAAAGCTCACAACCAAGTGCTTTGCCTTGGGACATGATTGCTTCGACCAAATATACCCCTTCGCAAGATGTAAACGAGCAAATTGTAAGTAAGTTAAAGAAAAAGTACGAAGAGCGTCTGAAGACTGAAGCCGATTTGAAAAAATTGGTGAGCGATTTTGATTATTGGAAAAAAGCCAAAGAACGCAAAACAATTTCATTGCAAGAAGACAAACGTCGCAAAGAAATTGACGAGCAGAAAAAACGCAATAGCCAAGAAATTAATAACGATTTGGGTGATGTAGATACCAAAGTAGAGGTTAAGACCGACTCGGTGAGTATTGCCAATGCCAAAGAAAAAGCCCTAAAAGAGCGTCGTGAAAAAGATGCGTATTTGAAAGAAACAGAGCGTATCTTAACCGATTATATTTTCTTGGCACCTTCTAATGGTATCAAGTTGACTCAAAATAACAATAAATAA
- the atpG gene encoding ATP synthase F1 subunit gamma, with product MPSLKEVRNRIVSVNSTQQITKAMKMVSAAKLRRATDAIVQMRPYSQKLTEMIATVSANAEGAQSNPYTNARSIQSVLIIVVTSDRGLCGAFNANVGKAVVNLINEKYPSQFEAGKVEILAIGKKGGEYLSRRGYNVNNQFVDTFSKLSFATVRTAAEFAMNGFVDGKYDVVEVVYNEFKNVATQILKAEQMLPIVEKKDDQTKKSNVDYIFEPSEEEIISELIPKALKLQVFKAVLESNASEHGARMTAMDKATDNAGELLKELKLIYNRSRQAAITKEILEIVGGAEALASA from the coding sequence ATGCCTTCATTAAAAGAAGTCCGTAACCGAATAGTATCAGTAAACTCTACTCAGCAGATTACTAAAGCCATGAAAATGGTATCGGCGGCTAAGCTTCGCCGTGCAACAGATGCTATTGTACAGATGCGACCTTATTCGCAAAAATTGACCGAAATGATTGCAACTGTTTCGGCCAATGCAGAGGGAGCTCAATCAAATCCATATACAAACGCTCGTTCTATTCAGAGTGTTTTAATTATTGTTGTTACTTCAGACCGTGGTCTTTGTGGTGCATTCAATGCCAATGTTGGTAAGGCTGTAGTAAACCTTATTAATGAAAAATATCCTAGTCAATTTGAAGCTGGTAAAGTTGAAATCTTGGCTATCGGTAAAAAAGGTGGCGAATACCTAAGCCGTCGTGGTTACAATGTTAATAACCAATTTGTTGATACTTTCAGCAAATTGAGCTTTGCAACAGTTCGTACAGCAGCCGAATTTGCTATGAACGGGTTTGTTGATGGCAAGTACGATGTTGTTGAAGTAGTTTATAACGAATTCAAAAACGTAGCAACTCAGATTCTGAAAGCTGAACAAATGTTGCCTATTGTTGAGAAAAAAGACGACCAAACTAAGAAATCAAATGTTGATTATATCTTTGAACCTTCGGAAGAAGAAATTATCAGCGAATTGATTCCTAAAGCTTTAAAATTGCAAGTCTTCAAAGCTGTTTTAGAATCAAATGCTTCTGAACACGGTGCCCGTATGACTGCCATGGACAAGGCTACCGATAATGCTGGGGAGTTGTTGAAAGAATTAAAACTTATCTACAACCGCTCACGTCAGGCTGCAATTACGAAGGAAATCCTCGAAATTGTAGGTGGTGCCGAAGCTCTAGCATCTGCTTAG
- the atpA gene encoding F0F1 ATP synthase subunit alpha: MASVRPDEVSAILREQLSGAKSEAELQEVGTVLQIGDGVARIYGLSKVQAGELLVFENGLKALALNLEEDNVGAVLLGESSEIKEGDTVKRTDEIASIKVGDGILGRVVNTLGEPIDGNGPLQGQLYDMPLERKAPGVIYRQPVTEPLQTGIKAIDAMIPVGRGQRELVIGDRQTGKTTVCIDTIINQKEFYDAGNPVYCIYVACGQKSSTIKQVEQALRKAGAMDYTVIVAAGSSDPAPMQFFAPFTGAAIGEFFRDTGRAALVVYDDLSKQAVSYREVSLLLRRPPGREAYPGDVFYLHSRLLERAAKINSSDEIARNMNDLPESIKGIVKGGGSLTALPIIETQAGDVSAYIPTNVISITDGQIFLETNLFNAGIRPAINVGISVSRVGGNAQIKSMKKVAGTLKLDQAQFRELEAFAKFGSDLDAATKLTIERGRRNLEMLKQPNGHPQRVEEQIAMIFVSTNGLIDNVVVNKVREFEKDFIGVMNATQKSTMDALKAGKYDDSLTDVLKKVAKEVAVKYQA; this comes from the coding sequence ATGGCATCAGTCAGACCAGATGAAGTGTCAGCCATCTTGAGAGAGCAACTCTCAGGTGCAAAGTCAGAGGCTGAACTCCAAGAAGTAGGTACCGTGCTACAAATCGGTGATGGTGTAGCTCGTATTTACGGACTATCGAAAGTACAAGCGGGTGAATTGCTCGTATTTGAAAACGGCTTGAAAGCCCTAGCCCTTAACCTCGAAGAAGACAACGTAGGTGCGGTATTATTGGGTGAATCATCTGAAATCAAAGAAGGCGACACCGTAAAACGTACAGACGAAATCGCCTCAATCAAAGTAGGTGACGGTATCTTAGGTCGTGTCGTGAACACACTTGGCGAGCCAATCGACGGCAACGGTCCTTTGCAAGGACAACTTTACGATATGCCACTTGAGCGTAAAGCTCCAGGGGTAATTTATCGTCAGCCAGTAACAGAACCTCTTCAAACAGGTATCAAAGCAATTGACGCAATGATTCCAGTAGGTCGTGGTCAACGTGAGTTAGTTATTGGTGACCGTCAGACAGGTAAAACAACTGTTTGTATTGACACAATCATTAACCAAAAAGAATTTTACGACGCAGGTAATCCAGTTTACTGTATCTATGTAGCTTGTGGACAAAAATCGTCAACAATCAAGCAAGTAGAACAAGCCCTTCGTAAAGCAGGTGCTATGGACTATACTGTAATTGTAGCGGCAGGTTCTTCTGACCCAGCTCCGATGCAATTCTTTGCTCCATTTACAGGTGCTGCTATCGGCGAATTCTTCCGTGATACAGGTCGTGCTGCATTGGTAGTTTATGACGATTTGTCTAAACAGGCTGTATCTTACCGTGAAGTTTCGTTGCTTCTTCGTCGTCCTCCAGGACGTGAAGCTTACCCAGGTGACGTATTCTATCTTCACTCACGTTTATTGGAGCGTGCTGCAAAAATCAACTCTTCTGACGAAATTGCTAGAAACATGAATGACCTTCCTGAATCTATCAAAGGAATCGTTAAAGGGGGTGGTTCATTAACAGCTCTTCCAATTATCGAAACTCAGGCTGGTGACGTTTCTGCTTATATCCCAACTAACGTAATCTCTATTACTGACGGTCAGATTTTCTTGGAAACCAACTTGTTCAACGCAGGTATTCGTCCAGCAATCAACGTAGGTATTTCGGTATCTCGTGTGGGTGGTAATGCTCAAATCAAATCAATGAAGAAAGTAGCAGGTACATTGAAGCTTGACCAAGCTCAATTCCGTGAATTGGAAGCCTTTGCTAAATTCGGCTCTGATTTGGATGCTGCTACGAAATTGACTATCGAGCGTGGCCGTCGTAACCTTGAAATGTTGAAACAACCAAACGGTCATCCTCAACGTGTTGAAGAACAAATCGCTATGATTTTTGTTTCTACCAACGGTTTGATTGACAACGTGGTAGTAAATAAAGTTCGTGAGTTTGAAAAGGATTTCATCGGTGTAATGAATGCTACACAAAAATCTACGATGGATGCCTTGAAAGCAGGTAAATACGATGACTCTTTGACTGATGTGTTGAAGAAAGTGGCGAAAGAAGTGGCAGTTAAGTATCAAGCATAG
- a CDS encoding inositol monophosphatase family protein gives MINLEYITSQVALLARQTAIFVKQAASEFKRESIEYKGLNDLVSYVDKQAEERLVAGLSKILPEAGFIAEEGTAQKTDDQEFAWIVDPVDGTTNYMHGLPVFAISIALMHHNRIVSGVVFEINREESFTAWLGGGAYLNGTRIYVSSAKHLKDSLLATGFPYYDFKQTDQYLAILKELMQKSHGLRRMGSAAVDLAYTACGRFEGFFEYNLKPWDVAAGTLIVQEAGGIVSDFKGGDDFVFGRELIAACGMFSELKDVIETHWNQE, from the coding sequence ATGATAAATTTAGAATATATCACCTCGCAAGTTGCTTTATTGGCACGTCAAACAGCTATTTTTGTCAAACAAGCTGCCTCTGAGTTTAAAAGAGAGAGCATCGAATACAAAGGCTTAAACGATTTGGTTTCGTATGTTGACAAACAAGCAGAAGAACGCCTTGTGGCTGGGTTATCCAAAATTTTGCCCGAAGCAGGCTTTATTGCAGAAGAAGGAACAGCACAAAAAACAGACGACCAAGAGTTTGCTTGGATTGTCGACCCTGTAGATGGTACTACCAACTATATGCACGGGCTACCTGTTTTTGCTATTTCGATTGCCCTAATGCACCACAATCGGATTGTTAGTGGTGTAGTTTTTGAAATCAACAGAGAAGAGAGTTTTACGGCATGGCTTGGCGGTGGAGCGTACCTTAATGGTACAAGAATCTATGTTTCATCGGCCAAACACCTGAAAGATAGCCTCTTGGCTACAGGATTCCCTTATTATGATTTCAAGCAAACAGACCAATATTTAGCTATTTTAAAAGAGCTTATGCAAAAATCGCATGGCTTGAGACGCATGGGGTCGGCGGCTGTAGACTTGGCGTATACAGCTTGTGGGCGATTTGAAGGTTTTTTTGAATATAACCTCAAACCGTGGGATGTTGCAGCAGGTACTTTGATTGTACAAGAAGCAGGAGGCATTGTATCGGACTTTAAAGGAGGTGATGATTTTGTTTTTGGCCGTGAACTAATTGCTGCTTGTGGTATGTTTAGTGAATTGAAGGATGTGATAGAAACACACTGGAATCAAGAATAA
- a CDS encoding FeoB-associated Cys-rich membrane protein — translation MESFIIGLIFVGAIAYLGNIVIKNFSLKNKAGCPKGCGSCAAADVDKIIAKMESQASQ, via the coding sequence ATGGAAAGCTTCATTATTGGACTTATATTTGTTGGTGCAATAGCCTATTTAGGCAATATCGTGATAAAAAACTTTAGCCTTAAAAATAAAGCTGGTTGCCCAAAAGGTTGTGGCTCATGTGCTGCCGCTGATGTCGATAAAATTATTGCCAAAATGGAAAGCCAAGCAAGTCAATAA
- a CDS encoding MBL fold metallo-hydrolase, translated as MKRRDFLQNSALGLVTLGMSKSLFLPQKINILDTPYKLKELRNGVGVFTEKGGTIAYLQTAKGLAVVDSQFPEQSTHLIEELKKMSEKPIKLLINTHHHGDHSGGNISFKGIVEHVVAHENSLKNQQVTAEKQKTVDKQLFPDITYATQWKQKLGKETIKMHYFGAGHTNGDSIVHFEDANIAHLGDLVFNRRYPFVDKTAGANIKSWVNVLDSIDKTFDKDTLFVFGHAFDPEKITGNKEDIKAFKDYLEKLLVYVDTAAKAGKSKDEILKATAIPGVTEWKGDGIQRSIGAAYEEIVEGK; from the coding sequence ATGAAAAGACGAGATTTCCTTCAAAATTCGGCCTTGGGGCTTGTTACATTGGGCATGAGTAAATCTTTATTTTTGCCCCAAAAGATAAATATACTTGATACCCCCTACAAGCTCAAAGAGTTGCGTAATGGTGTAGGTGTTTTTACAGAAAAGGGAGGTACAATTGCATATTTACAAACAGCTAAAGGCTTAGCTGTTGTGGACTCACAGTTTCCTGAGCAATCGACACACTTGATTGAAGAGCTAAAAAAGATGTCAGAAAAGCCTATTAAGCTTTTGATTAACACCCATCATCATGGCGACCATTCGGGGGGGAATATTTCGTTTAAAGGTATTGTTGAGCATGTAGTAGCTCATGAGAATTCTTTAAAAAATCAGCAAGTTACAGCCGAGAAGCAAAAAACAGTAGATAAACAGTTATTTCCCGACATTACTTATGCTACTCAGTGGAAGCAAAAGTTAGGCAAAGAAACTATCAAAATGCACTATTTTGGAGCGGGGCATACCAATGGCGATTCAATTGTACATTTTGAAGATGCTAATATTGCCCATCTTGGCGATTTGGTATTCAACCGTCGTTATCCATTTGTAGATAAAACAGCAGGAGCTAATATCAAAAGCTGGGTAAATGTGCTGGATTCAATAGATAAAACCTTTGATAAAGATACACTTTTTGTATTTGGGCATGCTTTTGACCCAGAAAAGATAACAGGAAATAAAGAAGATATAAAGGCATTTAAAGATTACCTCGAAAAGCTTCTAGTATACGTAGATACAGCAGCAAAAGCGGGTAAATCGAAAGATGAAATTTTGAAAGCAACCGCCATTCCTGGTGTTACCGAATGGAAAGGCGATGGTATACAGCGAAGTATTGGAGCTGCTTACGAAGAAATAGTAGAAGGTAAATAA
- a CDS encoding MBL fold metallo-hydrolase yields MQQLSIKKHHPVEGYELGYHWPGFPTFTVHIYWLDGLLIDTAQYNCRHNVNHIFANKPLEQIALTHWHEDHIGNVASLYQKHHPRVWAHPFTANKIRHGFDIMLYEKYFFGKVRPHVFPIQNIPQFIQTPHYQLETIHTPGHSVDHHVFIEKQHGWLFSGDLFVSQKIKVFRKGENIWQQIHSIQRVLQEDFEQLFCAHNPQLKHGKQALSQKLQYFEDFTGSVLQWHQEGYNTVEIIQKMQLKEKTWINIMTAFDVSVRWMVGSVIKHLPTT; encoded by the coding sequence ATGCAACAGCTCAGCATCAAAAAACACCACCCTGTTGAAGGTTATGAACTGGGGTATCACTGGCCAGGTTTTCCTACTTTTACGGTTCATATTTATTGGCTCGATGGCCTACTTATCGATACAGCTCAGTACAACTGCCGGCACAACGTAAACCATATTTTTGCCAACAAACCTCTCGAACAAATTGCTTTAACACATTGGCATGAAGACCATATCGGCAATGTAGCATCGTTGTACCAAAAACATCACCCAAGGGTTTGGGCTCACCCTTTTACGGCTAACAAAATCAGGCATGGTTTCGATATTATGCTTTACGAAAAATACTTTTTCGGGAAGGTTCGACCTCATGTTTTCCCTATTCAAAATATCCCTCAGTTTATACAAACACCTCATTATCAACTAGAAACAATCCATACACCTGGCCACTCAGTCGACCACCATGTATTTATCGAAAAACAACACGGCTGGCTTTTTTCAGGTGATTTATTTGTGAGTCAAAAAATCAAAGTATTCAGAAAAGGGGAGAATATTTGGCAACAAATTCATTCTATTCAGAGGGTTTTACAAGAAGATTTTGAACAGCTTTTTTGTGCACATAATCCTCAGCTCAAGCATGGAAAACAAGCCCTTAGCCAGAAGCTTCAGTATTTTGAAGACTTTACTGGCTCCGTTTTACAATGGCATCAGGAAGGATACAATACCGTGGAGATTATTCAAAAAATGCAATTGAAAGAAAAAACGTGGATTAATATCATGACGGCATTCGACGTAAGTGTACGGTGGATGGTAGGTTCTGTGATTAAACATTTACCTACCACGTAG
- a CDS encoding glucosamine-6-phosphate deaminase — MQIHISKNHEELSDFTAQYLVDFIKNKPNATLVLTSGDTPKLAYQKMAVLGKDLDFSQVTFIGLDEWIGIPPESEGSCRYIVEENLLKPLQIPSQNYTFFDGLSDNLASECTRIDQLIFEKGGLDLIIVGIGLNGHIGLNEPHSSFENYCHVSDLEEITISVGQKYFTQATPLTQGITVGLKHLLEAQIAILLASGSKKADIIKRTITEEISEVLPSTVFQKHHNALLFLDEEAAIYTK, encoded by the coding sequence ATGCAAATACATATTTCTAAAAACCACGAAGAACTATCTGATTTTACGGCCCAGTATTTAGTCGATTTTATTAAAAACAAACCCAATGCTACCCTTGTATTAACCTCGGGCGACACCCCAAAATTAGCTTACCAAAAAATGGCTGTATTAGGTAAAGATCTTGATTTTAGCCAGGTAACCTTTATTGGCTTAGATGAGTGGATAGGCATTCCTCCTGAAAGCGAGGGAAGTTGCCGATATATTGTAGAAGAAAATTTGCTCAAACCTCTTCAAATCCCTAGTCAGAATTATACTTTTTTTGATGGTTTATCCGATAATTTGGCCAGTGAATGTACAAGAATCGACCAGTTGATTTTTGAGAAAGGTGGCTTGGATTTAATTATTGTTGGAATAGGCTTGAATGGGCATATTGGGCTCAACGAGCCTCACTCAAGCTTTGAAAACTACTGCCATGTATCTGATTTAGAAGAAATTACAATTTCTGTTGGGCAAAAATATTTTACACAAGCTACGCCATTAACACAGGGTATTACTGTTGGCCTCAAACATTTGTTAGAAGCCCAAATAGCGATTTTATTGGCAAGTGGTTCAAAGAAAGCTGATATTATTAAGCGTACTATTACTGAAGAAATCAGCGAGGTATTGCCTTCTACCGTTTTTCAGAAACATCATAATGCTCTTTTATTCCTGGACGAAGAAGCAGCTATTTATACCAAATAG